A stretch of Oryza brachyantha chromosome 4, ObraRS2, whole genome shotgun sequence DNA encodes these proteins:
- the LOC102709265 gene encoding protein MRG1-like isoform X3, translating to MGGSSNTSSGGGGGKDKDDERGSPSTKEASFKEGERVLAYHGPLLYEAKVQKSENKEDEWRYHVHYLGWSKSWDEWVTNDRLLKLTEENIRKQQELEKSQSADKSVKSGRSSQHKPKGSNADAKTDKEDTKSLVKGKKRKSQPGVTEEKERKSSESLFMSHFPSTLKKQLVDDWEFVTQLGKVVKLPRSPTVDDILAKYLEHRTKKDNKINDSYAEILKGLRCYFDKALPAMLLYKKERQQYSEEVKGDVSPSTIYGAEHLLRLFVKLPELLASVNMEEDALNKLQQKLLDILNGSKGTDGIKAK from the exons ATGGGCGGAAGCTCCAAcaccagcagcggcggcggcggcggcaaggacaAGGACGACGAGAGGGGCTCGCCGTCGACCAAGGAGGCGTCCTTcaaggagggggagagagtgCTGGCCTACCACGGCCCCCTCCTCTACGAGGCCAAG GTTCAAAAGTCCGAAAACAAGGAGGATGAGTGGCGGTATCACGTCCATTATCTC GGTTGGAGTAAGAG CTGGGATGAATGGGTCACAAATGATCGTTTACTGAAATTGACGGAGGAAAATATCCGTAAACAACAAGAGCTTGAAAAGAGCCAATCTGCTGATAAAAGTGTAAAGTCTGGACGGTCATCTCAGCATAAGCCAAAAGGCTCCAATG CAGATGCAAAAACGGACAAAGAGGACACAAAGTCTCTTG TCAAGGGGAAGAAACGCAAGAGTCAGCCTGGTGTGACTGAG gagaaggaaagaaaatcaTCAGAGAGTCTCTTCATGTCACATTTTCCTTCAACACTAAAAAAGCAACTTGTTGATGATTGGGAGTTTGTCACGCAGCTGGGTAAG GTTGTGAAGCTACCTCGATCCCCCACTGTCGATGATATTCTAGCGAAGTACTTGGAGCATCGGACAAAGAAGGATAACAA gATAAATGACTCTTACGCTGAGATTTTGAAAGGATTGCGATGCTACTTTGATAAAGCATTGCCTGCAATGCTTTTGTATAAGAAAGAGCGACAACAGTACTCTGAAGAGGTTAAAGGTGATGTTTCACCCTCAACTATATATGGAGCTGAGCATCTACTGCGCCTTTTTG TGAAATTGCCAGAGCTACTTGCTTCTGTCAACATGGAAGAAGATGCACTCAACAAACTACAGCAGAAATTGCTGGACATTCTCAA TGGTTCTAAAGGTACTGACGGGATAAAGGCCAAATAG
- the LOC102708983 gene encoding ELMO domain-containing protein A-like isoform X2: MVGNRIWFGGLFNSSGRRRQLNAEKTFELSPLQERRLQKLKERLNIPYDETRPEHREALRALWSASFPDAELSSLVSEQWKDMGWQGPNPSTDFRIKQILLLIFRGCGLVGLENLYFFATTYPASYQRLLLKKQGMRATWEYPFAVAGVNVSYMLIQLLELNAERPKSLPGINFIKVLSDAFDVLYCIAFEMMDAQWLAMRASYMQFNQVLEATKQQLERELSLEDVSEIHDLPAYNLLYK, translated from the exons ATGGTTGGGAATAGGATATGGTTTGGGGGCCTTTTCAACAGCTCAGGTAGAAGGCGGCAACTCAATGCTGAGAAGACCTTTGAGCTGAGCCCTCTTCAG GAGCGACGTTTGCAGAAGCTGAAGGAAAGACTAAATATACCTTATGATGAAACTCGACCAGAACATCGA GAAGCCCTAAGGGCTCTGTGGAGTGCTTCGTTTCCGGATGCAGAGTTGTCAAGCTTAGTTTCAGAGCAGTGGAAGGACATGGGGTGGCAGGGTCCAAACCCATCCACAGATTTCAG AATTAAGCAAATTCTACTCTTGATCTTCAGGGGCTGTGGATTAGTGGGGCTTGAGAATCTTTATTTCTTTGCAACCACATATCCG GCTTCTTACCAGAGGCTGCTTCTGAAGAAACAAGGCATGCGGGCCACATGGGAGTACCCCTTCGCAGTTGCCGGTGTTAACGTCTCATACATGTTGATCCAGCTATTGGAGCTCAACGCAG AACGGCCCAAGTCTTTGCCAGGGATCAACTTTATCAAAGTGCTTTCAG ATGCATTTGATGTCCTGTACTGTATAGCTTTCGAGATGATGGATGCCCAGTGGCTGGCAATGCGAGCCTCCTACATGCAGTTCAAT CAAGTATTGGAAGCAACAAAGCAGCAGCTGGAGAGAGAGCTATCTCTAGAGGATGTCAGTGAAATCCATGACCTGCCAGCTTACAACCTTTTGTAcaagtag
- the LOC102714554 gene encoding cytochrome P450 93G1, translated as MASFMEAVQQPLFPMSSTMGALALALVVIVLVHVAMNAFGRRRLPPSPASLPVIGHLHLLRPPVHRTFHELAARLGPLMHVRLGSTHCVVASSADVAAELIRSHEAKISERPLTAVARQFAYDSAGFAFAPYSPHWRFMKRLCMSELLGPRTVEQLRPVRRAGLVSLLGSVLQAAPKAVDLTRELIRMSNTSIIRMAASTVPGSVTEEAQELVKVVAELVGAFNADDYIALCRGWDLQGLRRRAADVHRRFDALLEEMIKHKEEARAAKKKELEVDGAGGGGSGKDLLDILLDKAEDGAAEVKLSRDNIKAFIIDVVTAGSDTSAAMVEWMLAELMNHPEALRKVRDEIDGVVGRDRIAGEADLPSLPYLQAAYKETLRLRPAAPIAHRQSTEEIHIRGYRVPAQTSVFINVWSIGRDPAYWDEPLEFRPERFLAGGGSEGLEPRGQHFQFMPFGSGRRGCPGMGLALQSVPAVVAALVQCFDWECSTGGRMEIDMEEGDGLVCARKHPLLLHAHPRLTPFPPLL; from the exons ATGGCATCGTTCATGGAGGCAGTGCAGCAGCCGCTGTTTCCAATGAGCAGTACGATGGGCGCCCTGGCTCTGGCCCTCGTCGTCATCGTGCTTGTGCACGTCGCCATGAACGCCttcggccggcgccggcttccCCCGAGCCCGGCCAGCCTACCAGTGATCGGGCACCTCCACCTGCTCCGGCCGCCGGTGCACCGCACCTTCCACGAGCTCGCCGCGCGTCTCGGCCCCCTGATGCACGTCCGGCTCGGGTCGACGCACTGCGTGGTGGCGAGCTCGGCcgacgtggcggcggagcTGATTCGCAGCCACGAGGCGAAGATCTCGGAGCGGCCGCTGACGGCGGTGGCCCGGCAGTTCGCGTACGACTCGGCCGGCTTCGCGTTCGCGCCCTACAGCCCGCACTGGCGCTTCATGAAGCGGCTGTGCATGTCGGAGCTTCTGGGCCCGCGCACGGTGGAGCAGCTGCGTCCCGTGCGCCGCGCCGGTCTTGTGTCTCTGCTTGGCAGCGTGCTCCAGGCTGCGCCCAAGGCGGTAGACCTCACCCGCGAGCTCATCCGCATGTCCAACACGTCCATCATCCGGATGGCCGCGAGCACCGTGCCGGGCAGCGTGACGGAGGAGGCGCAGGAGCTGGTCAAGGTGGTGGCGGAGCTGGTCGGTGCCTTTAACGCCGACGACTACATCGCCTTGTGCCGTGGGTGGGACCTGCAGGGCCTGCGCCGGCGGGCCGCCGACGTGCACCGGCGGTTCGACGCACTGCTGGAGGAGATGATAAAGCAcaaggaggaggcgagggcggcgaagaagaaggagctggaggtagACGGAGCcggaggtggcggcagcggAAAGGACCTGCTGGACATCCTGCTGGACaaggcggaggacggcgcggcggaggtgaAGCTCAGCAGAGACAACATCAAGGCCTTCATCATC GACGTGGTTACTGCGGGTTCCGACACTTCGGCGGCCATGGTGGAGTGGATGCTGGCGGAGCTGATGAACCACCCGGAGGCCCTGCGCAAGGTGCGGGACGAGATCGACGGCGTCGTGGGCCGGGACAGGATCGCCGGCGAGGCTGACCTGCCCAGCCTGCCGTATCTGCAGGCGGCGTACAAGGAgacgctgcggctgcggccggcggcgcccatCGCGCACCGGCAGTCCACGGAGGAGATCCACATCCGAGGGTATAGGGTGCCGGCGCAGACGTCGGTGTTCATCAACGTGTGGTCCATCGGGCGCGACCCGGCCTACTGGGACGAGCCGCTGGAGTTCAGGCCGGAGAGgttcctcgccggcggcggtagcGAGGGCCTGGAGCCGCGCGGGCAGCACTTCCAGTTCATGCCGTTCGGGAGCGGGAGGCGCGGGTGCCCCGGCATGGGGCTGGCGCTGCAGTCGGTGCCAGCagtggtggcggcgctggtgcAGTGCTTCGATTGGGAATGCTCGACGGGGGGGAGGATGGAGATTGACATGGAGGAGGGCGACGGGCTGGTGTGCGCGCGGAAGCATCCGCTGCTGCTCCACGCCCACCCGCGCCTCACCCCCTTCCCGCCGCTCCTCTAG
- the LOC102708983 gene encoding ELMO domain-containing protein A-like isoform X1, whose translation MVGNRIWFGGLFNSSGRRRQLNAEKTFELSPLQERRLQKLKERLNIPYDETRPEHREALRALWSASFPDAELSSLVSEQWKDMGWQGPNPSTDFRIKQILLLIFRGCGLVGLENLYFFATTYPASYQRLLLKKQGMRATWEYPFAVAGVNVSYMLIQLLELNAERPKSLPGINFIKVLSEHEDAFDVLYCIAFEMMDAQWLAMRASYMQFNQVLEATKQQLERELSLEDVSEIHDLPAYNLLYK comes from the exons ATGGTTGGGAATAGGATATGGTTTGGGGGCCTTTTCAACAGCTCAGGTAGAAGGCGGCAACTCAATGCTGAGAAGACCTTTGAGCTGAGCCCTCTTCAG GAGCGACGTTTGCAGAAGCTGAAGGAAAGACTAAATATACCTTATGATGAAACTCGACCAGAACATCGA GAAGCCCTAAGGGCTCTGTGGAGTGCTTCGTTTCCGGATGCAGAGTTGTCAAGCTTAGTTTCAGAGCAGTGGAAGGACATGGGGTGGCAGGGTCCAAACCCATCCACAGATTTCAG AATTAAGCAAATTCTACTCTTGATCTTCAGGGGCTGTGGATTAGTGGGGCTTGAGAATCTTTATTTCTTTGCAACCACATATCCG GCTTCTTACCAGAGGCTGCTTCTGAAGAAACAAGGCATGCGGGCCACATGGGAGTACCCCTTCGCAGTTGCCGGTGTTAACGTCTCATACATGTTGATCCAGCTATTGGAGCTCAACGCAG AACGGCCCAAGTCTTTGCCAGGGATCAACTTTATCAAAGTGCTTTCAG AACACGAAGATGCATTTGATGTCCTGTACTGTATAGCTTTCGAGATGATGGATGCCCAGTGGCTGGCAATGCGAGCCTCCTACATGCAGTTCAAT CAAGTATTGGAAGCAACAAAGCAGCAGCTGGAGAGAGAGCTATCTCTAGAGGATGTCAGTGAAATCCATGACCTGCCAGCTTACAACCTTTTGTAcaagtag
- the LOC102709265 gene encoding protein MRG1-like isoform X1, which yields MGGSSNTSSGGGGGKDKDDERGSPSTKEASFKEGERVLAYHGPLLYEAKVQKSENKEDEWRYHVHYLGWSKSWDEWVTNDRLLKLTEENIRKQQELEKSQSADKSVKSGRSSQHKPKGSNADAKTDKEDTKSLVKGKKRKSQPGVTEEKERKSSESLFMSHFPSTLKKQLVDDWEFVTQLGKVVKLPRSPTVDDILAKYLEHRTKKDNKINDSYAEILKGLRCYFDKALPAMLLYKKERQQYSEEVKGDVSPSTIYGAEHLLRLFVKLPELLASVNMEEDALNKLQQKLLDILKFLQKNQNSFFLSAYDSGSKGTDGIKAK from the exons ATGGGCGGAAGCTCCAAcaccagcagcggcggcggcggcggcaaggacaAGGACGACGAGAGGGGCTCGCCGTCGACCAAGGAGGCGTCCTTcaaggagggggagagagtgCTGGCCTACCACGGCCCCCTCCTCTACGAGGCCAAG GTTCAAAAGTCCGAAAACAAGGAGGATGAGTGGCGGTATCACGTCCATTATCTC GGTTGGAGTAAGAG CTGGGATGAATGGGTCACAAATGATCGTTTACTGAAATTGACGGAGGAAAATATCCGTAAACAACAAGAGCTTGAAAAGAGCCAATCTGCTGATAAAAGTGTAAAGTCTGGACGGTCATCTCAGCATAAGCCAAAAGGCTCCAATG CAGATGCAAAAACGGACAAAGAGGACACAAAGTCTCTTG TCAAGGGGAAGAAACGCAAGAGTCAGCCTGGTGTGACTGAG gagaaggaaagaaaatcaTCAGAGAGTCTCTTCATGTCACATTTTCCTTCAACACTAAAAAAGCAACTTGTTGATGATTGGGAGTTTGTCACGCAGCTGGGTAAG GTTGTGAAGCTACCTCGATCCCCCACTGTCGATGATATTCTAGCGAAGTACTTGGAGCATCGGACAAAGAAGGATAACAA gATAAATGACTCTTACGCTGAGATTTTGAAAGGATTGCGATGCTACTTTGATAAAGCATTGCCTGCAATGCTTTTGTATAAGAAAGAGCGACAACAGTACTCTGAAGAGGTTAAAGGTGATGTTTCACCCTCAACTATATATGGAGCTGAGCATCTACTGCGCCTTTTTG TGAAATTGCCAGAGCTACTTGCTTCTGTCAACATGGAAGAAGATGCACTCAACAAACTACAGCAGAAATTGCTGGACATTCTCAA GTTTCTGCAGAAGAATCAGAATTCATTCTTCCTTTCTGCTTATGACAGTGGTTCTAAAGGTACTGACGGGATAAAGGCCAAATAG
- the LOC102708983 gene encoding ELMO domain-containing protein A-like isoform X4 produces the protein MVGNRIWFGGLFNSSGRRRQLNAEKTFELSPLQERRLQKLKERLNIPYDETRPEHREALRALWSASFPDAELSSLVSEQWKDMGWQGPNPSTDFRIKQILLLIFRGCGLVGLENLYFFATTYPASYQRLLLKKQGMRATWEYPFAVAGVNVSYMLIQLLELNAERPKSLPGINFIKVLSEHEDAFDVLYCIAFEMMDAQWLAMRASYMQFNVPSIGSNKAAAGERAISRGCQ, from the exons ATGGTTGGGAATAGGATATGGTTTGGGGGCCTTTTCAACAGCTCAGGTAGAAGGCGGCAACTCAATGCTGAGAAGACCTTTGAGCTGAGCCCTCTTCAG GAGCGACGTTTGCAGAAGCTGAAGGAAAGACTAAATATACCTTATGATGAAACTCGACCAGAACATCGA GAAGCCCTAAGGGCTCTGTGGAGTGCTTCGTTTCCGGATGCAGAGTTGTCAAGCTTAGTTTCAGAGCAGTGGAAGGACATGGGGTGGCAGGGTCCAAACCCATCCACAGATTTCAG AATTAAGCAAATTCTACTCTTGATCTTCAGGGGCTGTGGATTAGTGGGGCTTGAGAATCTTTATTTCTTTGCAACCACATATCCG GCTTCTTACCAGAGGCTGCTTCTGAAGAAACAAGGCATGCGGGCCACATGGGAGTACCCCTTCGCAGTTGCCGGTGTTAACGTCTCATACATGTTGATCCAGCTATTGGAGCTCAACGCAG AACGGCCCAAGTCTTTGCCAGGGATCAACTTTATCAAAGTGCTTTCAG AACACGAAGATGCATTTGATGTCCTGTACTGTATAGCTTTCGAGATGATGGATGCCCAGTGGCTGGCAATGCGAGCCTCCTACATGCAGTTCAATGTAC CAAGTATTGGAAGCAACAAAGCAGCAGCTGGAGAGAGAGCTATCTCTAGAGGATGTCAGTGA
- the LOC102709265 gene encoding protein MRG1-like isoform X2, which produces MGGSSNTSSGGGGGKDKDDERGSPSTKEASFKEGERVLAYHGPLLYEAKVQKSENKEDEWRYHVHYLGWSKSWDEWVTNDRLLKLTEENIRKQQELEKSQSADKSVKSGRSSQHKPKGSNDAKTDKEDTKSLVKGKKRKSQPGVTEEKERKSSESLFMSHFPSTLKKQLVDDWEFVTQLGKVVKLPRSPTVDDILAKYLEHRTKKDNKINDSYAEILKGLRCYFDKALPAMLLYKKERQQYSEEVKGDVSPSTIYGAEHLLRLFVKLPELLASVNMEEDALNKLQQKLLDILKFLQKNQNSFFLSAYDSGSKGTDGIKAK; this is translated from the exons ATGGGCGGAAGCTCCAAcaccagcagcggcggcggcggcggcaaggacaAGGACGACGAGAGGGGCTCGCCGTCGACCAAGGAGGCGTCCTTcaaggagggggagagagtgCTGGCCTACCACGGCCCCCTCCTCTACGAGGCCAAG GTTCAAAAGTCCGAAAACAAGGAGGATGAGTGGCGGTATCACGTCCATTATCTC GGTTGGAGTAAGAG CTGGGATGAATGGGTCACAAATGATCGTTTACTGAAATTGACGGAGGAAAATATCCGTAAACAACAAGAGCTTGAAAAGAGCCAATCTGCTGATAAAAGTGTAAAGTCTGGACGGTCATCTCAGCATAAGCCAAAAGGCTCCAATG ATGCAAAAACGGACAAAGAGGACACAAAGTCTCTTG TCAAGGGGAAGAAACGCAAGAGTCAGCCTGGTGTGACTGAG gagaaggaaagaaaatcaTCAGAGAGTCTCTTCATGTCACATTTTCCTTCAACACTAAAAAAGCAACTTGTTGATGATTGGGAGTTTGTCACGCAGCTGGGTAAG GTTGTGAAGCTACCTCGATCCCCCACTGTCGATGATATTCTAGCGAAGTACTTGGAGCATCGGACAAAGAAGGATAACAA gATAAATGACTCTTACGCTGAGATTTTGAAAGGATTGCGATGCTACTTTGATAAAGCATTGCCTGCAATGCTTTTGTATAAGAAAGAGCGACAACAGTACTCTGAAGAGGTTAAAGGTGATGTTTCACCCTCAACTATATATGGAGCTGAGCATCTACTGCGCCTTTTTG TGAAATTGCCAGAGCTACTTGCTTCTGTCAACATGGAAGAAGATGCACTCAACAAACTACAGCAGAAATTGCTGGACATTCTCAA GTTTCTGCAGAAGAATCAGAATTCATTCTTCCTTTCTGCTTATGACAGTGGTTCTAAAGGTACTGACGGGATAAAGGCCAAATAG
- the LOC102708983 gene encoding ELMO domain-containing protein B-like isoform X6 — protein MVGNRIWFGGLFNSSGRRRQLNAEKTFELSPLQERRLQKLKERLNIPYDETRPEHREALRALWSASFPDAELSSLVSEQWKDMGWQGPNPSTDFRIKQILLLIFRGCGLVGLENLYFFATTYPASYQRLLLKKQGMRATWEYPFAVAGVNVSYMLIQLLELNAERPKSLPGINFIKVLSAFEMMDAQWLAMRASYMQFNVPSIGSNKAAAGERAISRGCQ, from the exons ATGGTTGGGAATAGGATATGGTTTGGGGGCCTTTTCAACAGCTCAGGTAGAAGGCGGCAACTCAATGCTGAGAAGACCTTTGAGCTGAGCCCTCTTCAG GAGCGACGTTTGCAGAAGCTGAAGGAAAGACTAAATATACCTTATGATGAAACTCGACCAGAACATCGA GAAGCCCTAAGGGCTCTGTGGAGTGCTTCGTTTCCGGATGCAGAGTTGTCAAGCTTAGTTTCAGAGCAGTGGAAGGACATGGGGTGGCAGGGTCCAAACCCATCCACAGATTTCAG AATTAAGCAAATTCTACTCTTGATCTTCAGGGGCTGTGGATTAGTGGGGCTTGAGAATCTTTATTTCTTTGCAACCACATATCCG GCTTCTTACCAGAGGCTGCTTCTGAAGAAACAAGGCATGCGGGCCACATGGGAGTACCCCTTCGCAGTTGCCGGTGTTAACGTCTCATACATGTTGATCCAGCTATTGGAGCTCAACGCAG AACGGCCCAAGTCTTTGCCAGGGATCAACTTTATCAAAGTGCTTTCAG CTTTCGAGATGATGGATGCCCAGTGGCTGGCAATGCGAGCCTCCTACATGCAGTTCAATGTAC CAAGTATTGGAAGCAACAAAGCAGCAGCTGGAGAGAGAGCTATCTCTAGAGGATGTCAGTGA
- the LOC102708983 gene encoding ELMO domain-containing protein A-like isoform X3, which yields MVGNRIWFGGLFNSSGRRRQLNAEKTFELSPLQERRLQKLKERLNIPYDETRPEHREALRALWSASFPDAELSSLVSEQWKDMGWQGPNPSTDFRGCGLVGLENLYFFATTYPASYQRLLLKKQGMRATWEYPFAVAGVNVSYMLIQLLELNAERPKSLPGINFIKVLSEHEDAFDVLYCIAFEMMDAQWLAMRASYMQFNQVLEATKQQLERELSLEDVSEIHDLPAYNLLYK from the exons ATGGTTGGGAATAGGATATGGTTTGGGGGCCTTTTCAACAGCTCAGGTAGAAGGCGGCAACTCAATGCTGAGAAGACCTTTGAGCTGAGCCCTCTTCAG GAGCGACGTTTGCAGAAGCTGAAGGAAAGACTAAATATACCTTATGATGAAACTCGACCAGAACATCGA GAAGCCCTAAGGGCTCTGTGGAGTGCTTCGTTTCCGGATGCAGAGTTGTCAAGCTTAGTTTCAGAGCAGTGGAAGGACATGGGGTGGCAGGGTCCAAACCCATCCACAGATTTCAG GGGCTGTGGATTAGTGGGGCTTGAGAATCTTTATTTCTTTGCAACCACATATCCG GCTTCTTACCAGAGGCTGCTTCTGAAGAAACAAGGCATGCGGGCCACATGGGAGTACCCCTTCGCAGTTGCCGGTGTTAACGTCTCATACATGTTGATCCAGCTATTGGAGCTCAACGCAG AACGGCCCAAGTCTTTGCCAGGGATCAACTTTATCAAAGTGCTTTCAG AACACGAAGATGCATTTGATGTCCTGTACTGTATAGCTTTCGAGATGATGGATGCCCAGTGGCTGGCAATGCGAGCCTCCTACATGCAGTTCAAT CAAGTATTGGAAGCAACAAAGCAGCAGCTGGAGAGAGAGCTATCTCTAGAGGATGTCAGTGAAATCCATGACCTGCCAGCTTACAACCTTTTGTAcaagtag
- the LOC102708983 gene encoding ELMO domain-containing protein A-like isoform X5 translates to MVGNRIWFGGLFNSSGRRRQLNAEKTFELSPLQERRLQKLKERLNIPYDETRPEHREALRALWSASFPDAELSSLVSEQWKDMGWQGPNPSTDFRIKQILLLIFRGCGLVGLENLYFFATTYPASYQRLLLKKQGMRATWEYPFAVAGVNVSYMLIQLLELNAERPKSLPGINFIKVLSAFEMMDAQWLAMRASYMQFNQVLEATKQQLERELSLEDVSEIHDLPAYNLLYK, encoded by the exons ATGGTTGGGAATAGGATATGGTTTGGGGGCCTTTTCAACAGCTCAGGTAGAAGGCGGCAACTCAATGCTGAGAAGACCTTTGAGCTGAGCCCTCTTCAG GAGCGACGTTTGCAGAAGCTGAAGGAAAGACTAAATATACCTTATGATGAAACTCGACCAGAACATCGA GAAGCCCTAAGGGCTCTGTGGAGTGCTTCGTTTCCGGATGCAGAGTTGTCAAGCTTAGTTTCAGAGCAGTGGAAGGACATGGGGTGGCAGGGTCCAAACCCATCCACAGATTTCAG AATTAAGCAAATTCTACTCTTGATCTTCAGGGGCTGTGGATTAGTGGGGCTTGAGAATCTTTATTTCTTTGCAACCACATATCCG GCTTCTTACCAGAGGCTGCTTCTGAAGAAACAAGGCATGCGGGCCACATGGGAGTACCCCTTCGCAGTTGCCGGTGTTAACGTCTCATACATGTTGATCCAGCTATTGGAGCTCAACGCAG AACGGCCCAAGTCTTTGCCAGGGATCAACTTTATCAAAGTGCTTTCAG CTTTCGAGATGATGGATGCCCAGTGGCTGGCAATGCGAGCCTCCTACATGCAGTTCAAT CAAGTATTGGAAGCAACAAAGCAGCAGCTGGAGAGAGAGCTATCTCTAGAGGATGTCAGTGAAATCCATGACCTGCCAGCTTACAACCTTTTGTAcaagtag